The nucleotide window ATGGTCCTCTTTGAAGGAAGCCATAAAAATACGCAATACAAACACAGGTTGTCGACCTTTTGGCCGGCAGGCAGCGTTGGCCCTAGATTGCCACGCAGACTTTTAAGGAACGCTAAAAAAGCAGTCCCCTCCCCACCACTTCTTATGATGAACAATTGGTTTTTGCCATTTCCGGCATAAAAACGCTCTGTATGGTTAACAATTCCATAGCGCGAACAAACAACACCTCGAGAGACGCCATATATTTCAATATTTTAATCGCAGTGCACAGCTGTTTACAGTTTCCGTCGCCGCTTCTCTCCGCTTGCTAACAACACGCAATCGGAGCTTTCGCGTTAAGGATAAAAGGGCCGGTTTCTGCCCTTCCGGAGAGAGGTAAACAGAAGCTTGCAAGATAGATCGAATTTGAATCTATTTTGACTCTTTCTTTCAAACTGCTTTTGACACCCTTGAGCTATCTTGAAGCAATCAGTGAGGGTATCCGGTTCAGGAAATCACCAATCCGCAAGAGATTGAGCCCGCCGCTGAAATGGACGAAGGCGCCTGACAGATAACGGGAAGGCGCATGTGGGAATTGAAAGGGCACGGGAATGTCATTTCTTATCAGAGCCGCTTTCTGGCTGTCGCTGGTCATTCTGATCCTTCCAGCGGACAAGGAAAGCACAACAGACGCAGCAAGGCTATCCACCTCGGAAGCCATGGTTGCGGCTCAGGCAACGTTCAGGGATTTTACTTCATTCTGCTCGCGGCAGCCTGAAGTCTGCGCGGCGGGTGAAGTTGCCATTGAGAATTTCTCGGCCAAGGCACGATACGGCGCAAAGCAGCTCTATTTGTATCTGGATGGGGACGAAGCGGAATCATCTCCGTCAGACGAGGCAACCGTCAAGGACGTTGCCATGAACAATGTGGTTCCAACAGGTCAGGAACGCGACCAGAAGGCACTGAAGGCCTTGGTCCTTCAAGCTCAGTAAACCACATCTGCGGGCCTTGTCTCGTGAATGGAAACTGAGAAATCATAGCGAATTTCGGTTCTTGTTCTACCCCATAGGGCAAGTCCGAACTCCAGGTCGGAGGGTTGAAATAGTCTCAATTGTTAATCACTGACAACGGCCTCATCATCCGTGACTATTTCAACTATCTGACCGTACTCGTCCCACTGGGCCAGTGGCCGCGCCGAAATGAACCGCCCTTCATTTCGGCGCTTTCTTTTTGTGTGACAAGAAACCCTGCTCTGACGCACACAAGGGTTGCCCCTTGCGTTGGCCTTCATTAGGGTAGCTCTATCCAGAATGGCCAATTCAAAAAATCGAGACTGTCATGCCCCTGACGATTGATGAAATCATCGAGAATTTTTCCTTCATTGATGACTGGGAAGAGCGCTATCGTTATGTCATCGAGCTTGGACGCGAGCTTGAGGACCTGCCGCAAGAGGCCATGAATGCTCAGAACAAGGTCGAAGGCTGTGTGTCCCAGGTGTGGTTGACCACGACCATCTCGGGCGATAGCAACAATCCGACCCTGACCTTTGAAGGTGATAGTGACGCTCACATCGTCAAGGGACTAGTGGCAATCGCTCTGGCGACCTTTTCGGGCAAGACTGCCCAGGAAATCCTCGATACCGATGCCGATGCGATTTTCGATCAGATAGGGCTGCGTGACCATCTGACCCCCCAACGATCCAACGGCCTTTCAGCAATGATTGGTCGCATCAAGGCCGATGCGCAGAAAGCATTGGGGTGAGAGGGCCCAAGTGTTGACCCCTCATGCCGGTCTGCCTGGTTATCTGCCTCACCACGTTGATTGACGAGCCCGAACCTTCAGGAAAGGTTCGGACGATAGTCTTTCGTGCCCCAGTGCCGGAAGGGATTGTGCTCCGGCCCCCGGGCTTCATCTGACAGGCCATAATGGCGGGCCAGTTGGCTCAGGGCCAATGACATGACCAGCTTGGCAGACCGAGCCGGCCAGTGACGATCCCGCTCCAGCTCTTCCAACCCCTTGAGAAAGCAGCAGAAGTCGATCAGCGGGTCGGCCAGTTCCTCACCGACTGACTTCACCGCCTTGCGAAAGCGGGTCTGCGCGTCGAGGGCTCCCTCACCGAGGTCCTTGCCTGCTCTTGCCTTGCGCGCATTTCTGGAAACAGCCCCTTCCGTTTCCCCGATCCTCTGCCAGTTGATGCCAAGTGCTGGCGCGATCTGACCTCGCTCGAAGTCCCGGCGCAGACGCTCACCCGCTTCCACCTGGCTTGCACCCAGGTAGTTGCTGCCATCGCTGCGCTTGCGGCTTGCAAGCTGCAGTAACGGACTCTCGGCTCTCCTGGAAGCAGGCGTAGCCTTGTGATCAGACCGTGAAGAGGCTCCGCTCAGTTTGAAGGGGGACTTGTATTGATCGGACATTTCTTCATCTACCCTTGAACTTTGCGAAAGACGCTGTTCATCCCTTGCGAGCCTGTCACGCCTCAAAACATGCCTGCCTGCGGCGGTCAGTCCCGGTCCTTCAACCTTTAGCTCGATCCAACCTCGCTGCAGGAGGATTTCCCTCAGTGGGTCATGGCTGTCAGCCTGTACACCTTCGGGTGCTCTTGCGATTTCGATCAAAGCCTCCCTCAGGGGCTCGCTGATGGGGTAATCTGTTTCTTGGCCATAGTCTCTTGAACACACGGGCTTTGACTGTTCAACCATGTCAACCAGCCCTCTTGCGGGTCAGCGGGGTGACCAGCATGATGGTCTCCAATGCGCTTTCCAGACTGTTGATGAGCAACTCGGTCTCTTCATCCTCGCGCCGGTCTTCTACCACCCGGCAAGCATAGGCTACGGTTGTCCGGTCTCTCTGATAATGCCCGGCGATATCCTTGAGAGGATAGCTCAGACAAACATGGCTCAGATACATAGCCACCTGCCGGGCAAAAGCGACGCTCTTGCGACAGCGAGTGCCCGCATGCAGGGCACTGCGCGGCAGGCGATAGGTTCTGGCGACAAGCTCATCGACAAGTTCCAAAGCAGCAATACTGGCTCCGGTCGCGGAAGCTCTTGCCTTCTCTTCTACTCCGCCATGCCGGAATATCTCACCACATTCAGTATTCAGTCCAGTTTCCATCATACTCTCCGCTCACTATTTTCTCTCATTGGTTGTATTTCTTGACATTTTAAACAATATACAACCAATGAGGGAGTGAGGAATAAAATCCTATTAAAATTTGATGCAAGAATTGAAGCTGATAGAGAAAAGCAATGGAAATCCCAGCTGTTTGTGCCTGCCTGCCTTTCTCAGCTGACGTCACAGCTCGAAATTCGCCTCCCCTTATGCCCCTTATTCACCCGCCGGAGCAGAGAGAGACAATTGCTGCATGACACGTTTCAAACAGCAGTCCCAAGCGGACCCGGGCGTCTTGTCTTTCGCGAGAGGCAAAGACAAGACCCCACCCTCCCCGACTTCCTTGCATGAAAAAGGCCCGTCCGGATCGTCATCCCCCGAAGCAGACTGCGGTCTTCCAGCACAAGACCATCCGACCTATTTGCGCAGCATGATACGGTGTGGAGAACGGGACTATGTCCGCCAAAGGGATCTGCCCGGTCTGCTGCATCTGTTTCCAAGTGAAATCGACAGGCTCGAAAAAGGCTGCCCGGGAATCATCATCAGGAAGATCATGCTGGCATTACGAGCGGAAAGACGCAGGGGGCAAAGCGGCCACTATCGCTATTCCCTAATGCGCCACATCGGCCTGATGCAGGCACTGGGCGCAGAAACAGCTAACCAGGATCGTCAATAAAAAGAAGAATCGGCAACTTGTAGAAGGGCAGGACCGAAGATCCCACAAAAGAAAAGGCAGCCTGTGAGCTGCCTTGTTCATACCCTGACGCAGAAAAGACTGCGCGACACCTGACACAATCAGGTCTATTTCTTGCGACGCTGCTGGCCCAGACCCATTTTCTTTGCGAGACTGGAGCGTGCTTCTGCATAGCTTGGGGCAACCATTGGATAGTCTGCAGGCAAGCCCCACTTTTCCCGATATTCTTCAGGAGACAGATTGTAGTGGGTGCGCAGATGGCGCTTCAAGGACTTGAATTTCTTGCCGTCTTCCAGACAGATGATATAGTCTGGCGTGATCGACTTCTTGACCGAGATTGCTGGTTTCGGAGCTTCGATGACTTCTTCAGATACAGGAGCTCGGGTATCTTCCAGAGCCTTGTAAATGTCGCCAATAAGACCCGAAAGATCATTTACCGGTACGGCATTATTGCTGACGTAAGCCGATACGATATCAGCAGTGAGCTCAATCAACACGTTGTTTTCTGCGTTTTCTGACATAATCCGGACATTCTTTCTAATTGATGCTCAAGATGATTAAGTTCCACTTGAACGATCTGGCACTCGACTGTTTGATACAAGAGTCACCAGTTTTGAAATCCATTGGGCTCATTGGTAATGTATCTATGTTTTTACTTCAAGAAATAATACACTTTTCTTAATAAGCTTGTGGGAAACCATGCTGCAGCACAAAATTTTGGAAGTAACACAAGTTTATATATGTGCCTGGAAACAAAGTTAAGAAAAGGGAGTTTTCCGCAGAAACTCCCTTTTTATCGATTGGTTAAGGCCAAGATATAGAAAAATTACTTATTTTTCCGAATTCTTTTCCCTACTTTCTGCATATTCGTCAATTACTGTACCACCCCACGGTTTTGTTCCCGTGGAATATGCAGCTTTTGCGACTAGATGGGTGGTGATCGGCGTCGTCAGAAGAAAGAAGACAATACCCGCCAGAGCCCGCGAAAATACGTCAAATTCACCCGAATGCAGAGCCAGCGCAAGCAGCGCAATGCCAGACCCCAGCGTCCCAGCCTTGGATGCAGAGTGCATGCGGGTATAGACATCAGGAAATCGCAGCATGCCGATAGAGGCGGTCAAAACGAAGACCGCGCCAAGCAACAGCAAGAGCCCGACGAAGATGTCGAAAACCATGTCAAAGGTCATGCCAATCATTTTGTTCCCTCCAGTGCCTTCTTGGCGTCTGCATCAGCCATGGCGGCTTCTTCCTCGTCAAAGAATTCCGAATTGTCGCCGTGGTGCAGCACAAACCGGGCAAAGGCCAGCGTGGACAGGAAGCCGACCAGACCCAGCGCAATCGCGATATCGGTATAGAGATAGAAGTTGGTCTTCACACCGATCACCGCGATGAAGCCGATCCCAACCGCAACGAGCATGTCCAGTCCAATGATCCGGTCGGCCAGTGTCGGCCCCTTGATAATGCGATAGGCCGTGAACAGGAACGACAGCGACAGGATCATCAGCGTCAGCAGAATTGCAACGTCGAGAAACGAGTACATGTTGATGAGCGGATCCATCAGCGGAAGGCCTCCATGATCTTGCGTTCAAAGCCGGTCTCGATGTCTTCGCGCATTTCTTCCAGATCATCGATCGTTATCGCATGGATATAGAGATACTTCTTGTCTTCAGAGACATCGACCGACAGCGTGCCCGGCGTCAGGGTGATAAGATTTGCAAGAATGGTGATTTCCAGATCCCTGTCCGTCTTCAGCTCATAGGCAAAGAAGCCGGGCTTGAGCTTGATGTTGGGACACACGGCCAGAATGGCCACCTTGGCAGCCGATTTGATCAATTCAACGATGAACAGGATGATCAGGGCGACGATACGCTTGACGCGTTGGAAATACCGAAGTGTTCCCGCCTTTTCCCTGATGATGAACAGCACGATGGTGCCCAGCACAAAGCCGAAAAGCAGGTTCGGCACCGTGAAGGTCCCGCCGACGGCAGCCCAGATGAGGGCCAGCAGAACGTTGACAAGAAACAGATACTTCATCAGTGCGCTCCTTCCCTATTGCTATTGGCCCTGTGGCCATTGGTCCTATTGCTGTTCGACCCGTCGTGACTGGTCGCGCCGGCATCATCCTGCCCCTCAGCCGTTGCGTGGTCTTCGCTCATTGCCGTCCGCTGGGCGGCAACCGGACCAAACACGGCTGCGATATAATGATCCGGTTTCAGCAGTGTTGCTGCACCATACTGGGAAACAGAGAAGACCGGCGACGGATTGACGCCGATATAGACGATCATTGCAACGAGTGCCATCACCGGCACAAACACCCGGCGGCGCACAACAGAAGACAGGCTATAGAGCGGTGCGGCGTCCCGCCCGTCCATGGTTCCGATAGGGCCGCCACGCCAGAAGGCATGCGCCCAGATACGGCCCATGGCAATCGTCGTGATAAAACCGGAAAGCAGAACGGCAAAGGCCAACCAGCCATAGCCTTCCTTGAGACTTGCCTCAACGAGAATCATCTTCGGCCAGAAGCCTGAGAAAGGCGGTAATCCAGAGGCGGCAAACACCAGTGCCAGAAACAGGATCGACAACCAACTCGATGCCTTGTAACCACCGCCCAGATCGGCAAGATTGTATTTGCCACCATTCTTGCGCATCAGGATACCGAAGGCCAGATAGAGCGCCGTCATCACGAGAATGGAGTTGACCGCATAGAGGATCGCACCGGTGATGGCGTCTTCCGTGCCGACGGCTACACCGACCATCGAAGAGCCGATACCGCCCACCACAAGAAAACCGAAACTGCGGCGGACATCATTCTGGGCCAACGCGCCGATGGCCCCGAAGATCATCGTCAGGGCAGCAATCCAGGCAATTACGTCGCTGAGCAAGTCACGCCCTTCCGGCATGACAAGCACGAGGGTGCGGATGAGCGCATAGACACCGACCTTGGTGAGCAACCCCGCGAAGATGGCCGAAACGGCAATCTTCGGTGTGTGATAGGAGGCAGGAAGCCAGAAGTTGACCGGAAAAGCGGCCGCTTTCATGGAAAAGGCCAGCAGATAGAGGGTGGCAATCGTTCCCATTGGTGCTGCACCCGCTGGCATCTCGCGCAGGCGTACAGCGATGTCGGCCATGTTCAGCGAGCCGACTGCGCCATAGAGGTAGCCGGTCGTCACCAGAAACAGCGTTGTTGCCATCAGGTTGAGGACGGCATATTTCACAGCGCCGTCGATCTGCACCCGTTCACCGTCAACGATCAGCAGGCCGAAGGACGAAATCAGCATCACCTCGAACCAGACATAGAGGTTGAAGATGTCGCCGGTCAGGAAGGATCCGGTGATGCCGGTCATCATCCACAACAGCGACGGATAAAAGCCGAATCGCGTCGATGTGACCGAGATGTCCGCCAGCGAATAAACGCACACGGTCAGGGCGACAACCGCCGAGATCAGCGCCATCAGCGCACCAAGAGCATCGACCACGAGCGAAATCCCGAAAGGTGGCATCCAGCGCCCCATGGTCATGGTCAGTGGTCCATGCTCCATCACGCGCGCCAGCAGGATGGCATCGACCACGACCAGCGTTGCTAGGAAGAAGCAGGCAAGATAGCCATGCCACTTGGCCTGATAGCGCAACATTACCAGGGAAGCGCCGCCAATGATGGTGATCAGGGTTGGCGCAACAATGAGCCAGTCGACCGCTGAGGTCGGAGCAACCAGCATGCCCGCCGCGAAATCAACCGCATGATCTGCATTTCCAGCCATAGCTGTTTCTCCTTAGTAGCTGACTGGAGGCAGATCTTCGTCTGCCGGTTCCGCGACACGCATTTCAACGATGTCATCGGTTCCCAACTCCTGATACGCCCGATAGGCAAGCACAAGGAGGAAGGCCAGAAATGAGAATGAAATAACGATTGCCGTCAGGATGAGCGCCTGAGGCAGCGGATTTGCCGTGGGTCCGGGAGGCACCAGCTCGCCAACCGGGATGATCGGCGGCACTTCGCGCATCAGCCGCCCGCTGGTGAAAATCAGCAGGTTCACCGCGTTGCCCAGCACGGCAATGCCAAGCATGATGCGGATGGTATAGCGCGACATCATCAGATAGATGCTGACGGCGAAAAAGATGCCAACGAGGATAGACAATACACCTTCCATGGTCGCTCTATTCCTCTTCCAGCTTCAGCGCGATGGACGTCAGGCTGCCCATGACGACGAAATAGACACCAATGTCAAAGAACATCGGTGTCGAGATCGCCACTTCCACCCCCATGATGGTCGGGAAGGTCCATTGGCTGGTCATGAAGGGCTGGGCCTCGAAGAACGACAGGATGCCCGAGGTAGCCGACAGCACCAGGCCGAAAGCGGCAACCGAGATCGGATGGAAATAGAGCGCTCGCCGCACATACTGCACCCCGGCCGCGATGCCATACATCATGAATGCCGATGCAGCGATCAGACCACCGATGAAGCCGCCGCCGGGGTCATTGTGTCCGCGCAGTGTGACGAAGATCGAGAACAGGATCATCAGGGCCGCCAGAAACGGCGCAGTTGTCCGGAAAATCAGAGTTTGCATCACTCTGCTCCTTTCTGACCAGAGGTCGCTTCGTCAAGACTGACAGGATGGGTGGAAACCGCCTTCGGCTTGCGGGCCGAGCGCCCGGTGCCGAGCGTCAGGGTATGAACGCAGAGCGCGGTGATCGTCACGACGGCAATTTCGCCCAGCGTATCAAAGCCGCGGAAATCGACGATGATGACGTTGACGATGTTGCGGCCATGCGCGATGGCGCGGCTGTATTCGGTAAAGAATTCACTGAGGTGCCAATCGAATGTCCCTTGCGTCACCGACATCAGCAGCAGACAGAAGCCAAGACCGACCAGAATGGACAGGGTCGCATCAAGGGCAATCTGTGGGCCGGGCCGCTTGTCATGTTCCTTGAGCGACAGGCGGTTCATGATGAGGGCGATGATCACGACCGACAGGGTTTCGACCATGAACTGGGTGAAACTCAGATCCGGTGCGCCGAACAGCAGGAAGATCAGAGCCACCGCAAAGCCCTGAATACCGAGGGAAACAATCGCCGTGAGACGTGTCTTGGCAACCAGCAGCGCATAGAGACCGACAACGGCCAACCCCAACGTCGACCACTCATAGATATAGAGGTCAGGCATGGTGGGCCATTCGGGCAATTCATCAAACGCAATCATCGGCGCAAGCAGCGCTACCGCGATGGTTGCGAAGGTAGCAGCCAGATAGACCTCCATGTTGCCGCTCTGCAGGAACCGCGCGGTACGAGCAGAAAAGCGTACCAGACCGGCAATGAAGACGTCGAAAAGGCTGTCCGGCCCCTCACCCAGAAAACGGATGAGGACGCCACGAGTGCTGCGGATGGCCTCGTATTTGAAATAGAATCCGACGCCTAGGGCGATGGTCATCAGCGACAGCATGAAGGCAAAGTTGACATGGACCGCGCCGATGCCGATCTGCAGGTGGCCGTGATGGCCGTGGACGACATTGGCCATCGGGCGCAGCAATTCCACTCCCACGAAATCGCCGAACAGCATCGACAGCAGTCCGAGGCTGGCAAGAGCCACCGGCCCGGCAACCAGCAGAACCGGCCCTTCATGGGCGTGTTTCGGCGTCTTCACCGTTTCCCCCAGGAAAGGCTTCAGAGCCACAACAAAGGCAGCGCCGAACATCATGGCGTTGCCCAGAACGGCGGTCAGGGTCAGGAACAAGGCCGGAGCGTTGGTGCCGATGAGGCCAGCATAGATCTCCTCCTTGGCAATGAAGCCAATGAAAGGCCACAACCCACCCATCGACAGGGCACAGGCAACGGCAGCATAGAAGGAGAAGGGCATCGCATGGCGCAGACCGCCAAGACGGGTGACATCGCGCGTCCCCGCCTCGTGGTCAATGGTGCCGACGATCATGAAGAAGCCACCCTTGAACAGGGCATGGGCAAACAGATAGACCACGGCACCGGTAATAGCCGTTTCGTTGGAGGTTCCAACCAGCATCACCAACAGACCCAGCGAGGCAATCGTCGTATAGGCGAGCGTAAGCTTGAGATCGGTCTGGCGCAGGCTCATCCAGGTTCCCATGATCAGTGTCACGCCGCCAAAGATCGGCAGGATGCTCGTCCAGAGCGCCGTGTCTCCCATAACCGGGTGCACGCGCATCAACAGATAGACACCTGCCTTGACCATGGTGGCCGAGTGCAGATAGGCCGAGACCGGGGTTGGCGCTTCCATGGCATTGCGTAGCCAGTAGTGGAACGGGAATTGCGCAGATTTGGTAAAGGCACCACCAAGCAGCAATAGCAGTATGGGAACATAAAGGCCGCTATCGCGAAGCACGTCGCCCTTGCCGAGCAGCTCGCTCATCTCCATCGTGCCACCGGCATGATACATCAGCAGCAGCCCCGCCAACAGCGCAAGGCCACCACCGCCCGTCACGATCAGCGCCTGCAAGGCCGCCCGGCGAGAGCGCTCTTCCTTGTGATTGAAGCCGATCAGAAGGAAGGATGTGATCGAGGTCAGCTCCCAGTAGATGAACAGGGTCATCAGGTTATCGGCCAGCACGACGCCAATCATCGAGCCCATGAACAGGAACATGAAGCTGAGGAACCGCCCCTGATCGGCATGGCCATTCAGATAACCACCGGAATAGAGGATGATCAGCGTGCCGATACCGGAAATCAGCAGGGCAAAGACGAGGCTTAATCCATCGACAAACAACGAATACTGGATGCCATAGTGCGGCAGCCATTCGATCGGCGTGATATTGACGCCATGTCCCGAAGTCGCGACCGTGCCGATGAACTGGCAAAGATAAATAAAGATCCCGGCTGGCACCATGGCCAGCAGCCAGGCACTGTTGTGACCAAGAGCCTTCTTGAAATATGGCGCCACCACTGCTGCCGCGAAGGGCGTCGCCAACACCAGGTTGAGCCCGCCACCAAATTCAAACGCCATGCGTCATCCTCACCAAACTATCCATATGGCCAGTGCACCCAAGGAGCCTCTTGACCTTGCCGTTCTTCTTTTTACGTTGCCGGCATCTTGCCAGAAATAACCCACCAACCCATTAAACCCTACAGAAAGTTGCGCAACGAGTGCAAAACCCGCCCCATTTTTGAGCATCTTTGCACTTGCTGTCTGGCTATGCCAGAAACTCTACATCAAGTCCGCAAGATTTTTCCACTGTGAATACCTACGATACAAAACAGCTGCACCGCAATGTGGTAAAAATTCTTCGAGTTAAGTAGTTCAACGCTTTAACCCTGATCACTTCAGCTGAAACATGGTGTTTCATATCGCTCGAAACACCAACGTTGCGTTAACCTTTAGAATAAGGCCCGCTATCCCTATATGATTCAGGACTAGAGGGCCATACATTGAACCCCTGAGGTTCAATGAGGGTCAAGCATTACGCCAAAGTTTAACGGACCGCCTTTACATGATTTAAGTGTCCCTTGAAGGAGTAAGGTTATGTCAAAAGACTTAAAGAAAGAAGAAGAGTGGAAGCAGATGCTAACACCGGAACAATACCGGGTTATGAGACAACATGGAACAGAACGACCCGGAACCTCTCCTCTCAATCTGGAGTACAGGCAAGGCGAATATTACTGCGTTGCTTGCGGAAATCTGTTGTTTAACTCGAATTCGAAGTTTGATGCGGGCTGTGGTTGGCCCAGTTTTTACGAAACCGCCGATTCTGAAGCCGTTTCCGAGCATTCCGATCACACACATTTTATGGAGAGGACGGAAATTCGTTGTGCAAACTGCGGCTCACACCTTGGGCATGTCTTCGATGATGGCCCGATGCCAACCGGTCTGCGCTATTGCATGAACGGAGTGGCGTTGCGATTCGAACCGGAAGACGACTGACCAAGTCATAGCCGGCCTCCTTGAGAGCATTGCCACAAGTGACGGATTGGCGACTTGCATTTTCCGGTCGCAGCCTTAATGTCCCCCTGCCCGGTGCCAAACGGCCCGGCCCAATAACCGGACTGATCGGCAGGCCGGAGTGACCTGAGCCAGAGGAGATGACCATGGCAGCACAAGAGAAGGCTTCCTGCTCCACAAATTCGCCCTGCATCCTGACCTATTTCATGCTGGCGATTTCTCTGGGCGGCTTCATTTACGCCGGGCTGGGCTGGATCGGGCTGCAGGAAGCGCAAATTCCGTCGTCCTGGCGCGCTGTATCGGGGCAGGTTCTGGAGAGCCATGTCGATAGCTTCACCAAGCCCAATGCCAACGGCACCCCCATAGAGATGTTCGTGCCCAAGGTGCGCTATCGCTATGAGGTTGACGGCTCCTTCTTCATCGGTGACCAGCTCAGCCGCAACCATCCGCCCCGCACCTTGCAGGGAGTGGCAGCCACGGAAATCGAGGATCTCGGTCAGGGAACCAATGTTACGGTTCATTATAATCCGGATGCTCCGGATGAGGCCGTCTTGCGCAAGGCCGATACCATCGGTGCCATGCAGGCCCTTTCTGCCGGATTGGTCATCGCCTTGACAACCCTCGCCATTGCGATCATTTCGATCCGGCGTCCGAGACGATCCGAAGTCTGAAGGTCGTCCTCCCGGAAAGCAGAAAAGCCCGCCACAACAAGGGGCGGGCATTGTCGTAGCAACCGTCAGGCTTAGGCAGCCGTTCAGTTCTTGATATAGCAGGCCTTGTCCATGTCGATGGCCTCGACACTGACCGAGATCCCCTCTCCTACGGCACCTGTGACCGTTTCAAACAAGGCGGCGACAAGGGTCTGTTTCTGCTCCACCGTTCTACCCGCAAACATCCTTGCATCGATATGGACGAACGGCTTGTCGGTTCCGCCCGTTACGAAGGCATCAACGGGCAGCGCCCGAGACTTGAT belongs to uncultured Cohaesibacter sp. and includes:
- a CDS encoding DUF5330 domain-containing protein, yielding MSFLIRAAFWLSLVILILPADKESTTDAARLSTSEAMVAAQATFRDFTSFCSRQPEVCAAGEVAIENFSAKARYGAKQLYLYLDGDEAESSPSDEATVKDVAMNNVVPTGQERDQKALKALVLQAQ
- a CDS encoding SufE family protein; amino-acid sequence: MPLTIDEIIENFSFIDDWEERYRYVIELGRELEDLPQEAMNAQNKVEGCVSQVWLTTTISGDSNNPTLTFEGDSDAHIVKGLVAIALATFSGKTAQEILDTDADAIFDQIGLRDHLTPQRSNGLSAMIGRIKADAQKALG
- a CDS encoding DUF6456 domain-containing protein, coding for MSDQYKSPFKLSGASSRSDHKATPASRRAESPLLQLASRKRSDGSNYLGASQVEAGERLRRDFERGQIAPALGINWQRIGETEGAVSRNARKARAGKDLGEGALDAQTRFRKAVKSVGEELADPLIDFCCFLKGLEELERDRHWPARSAKLVMSLALSQLARHYGLSDEARGPEHNPFRHWGTKDYRPNLS
- a CDS encoding helix-turn-helix domain-containing protein is translated as METGLNTECGEIFRHGGVEEKARASATGASIAALELVDELVARTYRLPRSALHAGTRCRKSVAFARQVAMYLSHVCLSYPLKDIAGHYQRDRTTVAYACRVVEDRREDEETELLINSLESALETIMLVTPLTRKRAG
- a CDS encoding DUF6477 family protein produces the protein MTRFKQQSQADPGVLSFARGKDKTPPSPTSLHEKGPSGSSSPEADCGLPAQDHPTYLRSMIRCGERDYVRQRDLPGLLHLFPSEIDRLEKGCPGIIIRKIMLALRAERRRGQSGHYRYSLMRHIGLMQALGAETANQDRQ
- a CDS encoding MucR family transcriptional regulator, whose amino-acid sequence is MSENAENNVLIELTADIVSAYVSNNAVPVNDLSGLIGDIYKALEDTRAPVSEEVIEAPKPAISVKKSITPDYIICLEDGKKFKSLKRHLRTHYNLSPEEYREKWGLPADYPMVAPSYAEARSSLAKKMGLGQQRRKK
- the mnhG gene encoding monovalent cation/H(+) antiporter subunit G; the encoded protein is MIGMTFDMVFDIFVGLLLLLGAVFVLTASIGMLRFPDVYTRMHSASKAGTLGSGIALLALALHSGEFDVFSRALAGIVFFLLTTPITTHLVAKAAYSTGTKPWGGTVIDEYAESREKNSEK
- a CDS encoding cation:proton antiporter; this translates as MDPLINMYSFLDVAILLTLMILSLSFLFTAYRIIKGPTLADRIIGLDMLVAVGIGFIAVIGVKTNFYLYTDIAIALGLVGFLSTLAFARFVLHHGDNSEFFDEEEAAMADADAKKALEGTK
- a CDS encoding Na+/H+ antiporter subunit E, which encodes MKYLFLVNVLLALIWAAVGGTFTVPNLLFGFVLGTIVLFIIREKAGTLRYFQRVKRIVALIILFIVELIKSAAKVAILAVCPNIKLKPGFFAYELKTDRDLEITILANLITLTPGTLSVDVSEDKKYLYIHAITIDDLEEMREDIETGFERKIMEAFR
- a CDS encoding Na+/H+ antiporter subunit D, giving the protein MAGNADHAVDFAAGMLVAPTSAVDWLIVAPTLITIIGGASLVMLRYQAKWHGYLACFFLATLVVVDAILLARVMEHGPLTMTMGRWMPPFGISLVVDALGALMALISAVVALTVCVYSLADISVTSTRFGFYPSLLWMMTGITGSFLTGDIFNLYVWFEVMLISSFGLLIVDGERVQIDGAVKYAVLNLMATTLFLVTTGYLYGAVGSLNMADIAVRLREMPAGAAPMGTIATLYLLAFSMKAAAFPVNFWLPASYHTPKIAVSAIFAGLLTKVGVYALIRTLVLVMPEGRDLLSDVIAWIAALTMIFGAIGALAQNDVRRSFGFLVVGGIGSSMVGVAVGTEDAITGAILYAVNSILVMTALYLAFGILMRKNGGKYNLADLGGGYKASSWLSILFLALVFAASGLPPFSGFWPKMILVEASLKEGYGWLAFAVLLSGFITTIAMGRIWAHAFWRGGPIGTMDGRDAAPLYSLSSVVRRRVFVPVMALVAMIVYIGVNPSPVFSVSQYGAATLLKPDHYIAAVFGPVAAQRTAMSEDHATAEGQDDAGATSHDGSNSNRTNGHRANSNREGAH
- a CDS encoding Na+/H+ antiporter subunit C — protein: MEGVLSILVGIFFAVSIYLMMSRYTIRIMLGIAVLGNAVNLLIFTSGRLMREVPPIIPVGELVPPGPTANPLPQALILTAIVISFSFLAFLLVLAYRAYQELGTDDIVEMRVAEPADEDLPPVSY
- a CDS encoding Na+/H+ antiporter subunit B, coding for MQTLIFRTTAPFLAALMILFSIFVTLRGHNDPGGGFIGGLIAASAFMMYGIAAGVQYVRRALYFHPISVAAFGLVLSATSGILSFFEAQPFMTSQWTFPTIMGVEVAISTPMFFDIGVYFVVMGSLTSIALKLEEE